GTGGGTATCATGGCATTCGACCATGCGCACCACAGACATGACCATGGCCATGATCATTCGCATGACAATGAGAACATGCACGGgatctttctccacattcTCGCCGATACCCTTGGCTCCGTCGCCGTTGTGATATCGACCATTCTCGTACACTACTCTGGCTGGTCAGGGTACGACCCCATCGCGTCCTGCATGATTGCCATCTTGATTTTTGCCTCTGCAGTGCCGCTAGTCAGCAGCACGGCCAAGAAACTGCTCCTCACACTTCCGGCCGACGTCGAATATAATGTTCGCGAGACGCTAGCTGGCGTTAGCACCTTGCGGGGTGTTGTAGGGTATACCGTTCCCAAATTCTGGCTCGACGATACGGCAAAATCGGACCACGACCACGGctgcagccacagccacagccacagccacagccatAACCATAGCCATCACGACCACGATCACGGTCATGAACACAGTCATAACCACAGTCATGGTCATGGTCACGACCACAGTCACAATCACAACCACTcccacagccacagccactCGCACTCCCATTCCCACTCCCACAGCCACGACCACGACCACGCACACGAAAAGTCCAACCCCAATGTTCTGGGCGTAATCCATGTCATCGCGTCTCGCAGCTCCGACCTTGAAGACGTGCGCCAACGGACCGTCGATTTTCTCCGAGAAAAAGGCATGGATATTCTGGTCCAAGTAGAACGAGAAGGTGACGGACGATGCTGGtgcggaggtggagggaaCAAGAGCTCCTAATCCCACGATAGACTGTGGCAGTTGGATTATTCTTCTATTGTCTTGACTGATGTTACGTAGTACATATCATAACAGTATAGCTGGATGTATATCTGCAATGAAGCCGTTGATGCATTATGTCTTCTCTAAGCATATTCTGAATTGCCCATTGCCCTTTCGTATACTCGGGcatgcagatgatgatcccTCGTCCGAGAGATTGAGATTAATTCCCAACCACTTGAAAACATTAACAACGTCAAAACCGAGAAGCGGGTCAAAACAGCCAACAAAGAACCACAACATCTAAtccaccaaaacaaccccaGAAAACAAACACCCAACATACCCTCCACCCATTCACACACAAACAAATAGAAGAATCTACAATTTACAACACGCAGCACCTCCGCCCGACGAAGCCTTCCCAACCCCCTCAAACAAAACACTCTTATTCCTCTCCTGCGTCGAAACAGCCACATCCAACGCCGGATTCCCCGTAAAGAAGTTCACAGGCTTCAACCCAACCACCATCTTATCCACAGGCATGACAGGCCAATCCTCGATACGGGGATTATGCGTAGACCCGAAAGTATGCCAGACCACAATATCCTGATTCCGGACACTTGAATGCGGACTAGACTGCCTGCGGCGGGATTCAATGACGGAGGCGATCCCCTCGCCACCGGCAGATTGCATGGTATGTCTGCCGGCAGGGAAGAGTTCATCGTCGTGGTAGCGGGTAACCCAGACGGCGTGGGAGGCGAATTCAGATCGTTTCGCGTGGTAGGAGGACGGGTCCGCGAGAAGCATTTGGGAGTAGTAGGGGAGGAGTTTGAAGGCGATTGGGGTGCCTGTGATTGGGTTTGTGGAGTGTTCGTTGATGATTTTGAAGGTGCGGTTTTTTGTGAAGTCGAGGTCGAGGCCTGCTTCGTGTTCGATTATCCTGCTGGTTGTTGTGTAGCCTACTCCGAAGGGATTGGGGTTTGTGGGATCGCTTAGGGGGATGGGGATTGATTCTTCGATTTGGAGGGAATTGGAGTGACCGTCTAGGGCTGGGTCGATGCGGAGGCAGAAGAGATGTTGGTGATATGGGGCTAGGACGCCTGGAGCGACGATGGTGCCGTAGGGGACTTTGTGGCCGATGTTGATGGGGCAGGTGGAGAGGATACCTGTCGCGCGGACTTCGTAGTGGATTGAGGCGTCTTGGCCGAAgtagaaggcgaagatgTATTCGTAGTTGCTGACTGTGATGATTGTTTGGAGGACTAGAACGCGGGCGCGGGTGACTACTGCATTTTGTGTGCGGAAGTTGGTGTGTTTCCAGAGGATCCCGTCGTCTTGTTCGTGGCAGCAGATGACGTTGGGGAGTTTCAGTGGTTCTCCTGAGTTGGTGTTGTGCCAGCCGTCGAAGTATTTAATTAAACCTAGGCAGTCACAGCCTAGACGTAGGTTATTGGCGTTGATGCCGGCACCGTCATTTCCTAGATCGAAGGCCGCCTTGCGAGGATATGGGGCGCGGGGGTCTCCGTAGGGCACGAACATTTCAGCTAGGGATAGACGGTAGAAGAGACTACGGCCGTCGTAGCGGATATCATGCAGGGTCAAGCCTTCACGGTAGTTGAACCCTACATGCATGCGCCATTTCTCCCAGGTCACAACATTGCCCTCGACGTTGAATGAGGGGCCTTCGGGCTGGACCACCTGGTATGGTTTTGTGGTGTTCCGCGGCGGTGGTCGTAGGCTTGGGTGGTATTCGCTTGCCTCGGTGGAATGAACCTTGCGCTGGTCATATGGCTGTGGGTGGTTGTGGATACGCTCCTCTGACGATGATGGAAGCTGATATATCTTGGTCACTTGAAGCTGTTCGGAGACTTCTGCGCATAAATCCAGCGGGTAGGCATAGTAGTTGGCATCGGGATTGTCGAGCAAGCGCATATAGAACCAACACTGTTATATGAATTTGTTAGTTTTTGAATCTCAGCCAGGCACCTAACTACAGAGGAGTATACTCACCATCGATAAACGCTCGGACATGTCGTTCATACCATCGGTAGCGTACGCCCACGGTTCGACAATCACTGTTGCTCCTGTGGGCAGCTTGAGCTTCTTAATCTCCTCTTGGATCCTTGCATCGGCCAAGCAGGCTTGCTCAACTGACTTCATGTACTCAGAGTCAATATAAGAATGCTTCCCTGCGAGATGTTCTTGTTTGACAACTGCCGCATGGTCAAGATCGATCAGCAGCTCAGTGAGTTTGTTCTTAGATTCGCTGCGGGTAATAACTTGTACGCGAGCTACCCGAGTAGGGCGTACATCTAGCGGCTGCCCAGAGTGCTCCCTGTCTAGAAAGTGAATCGTGTCCTGCTTGGGGGGCTCCTTCAGCGTTATCACCCGAAAGATGGGGCTCTCTCCAGGTAGCGCAGAGCGTGTAATAGTTGCAGCCTGCTCTCGGTCAACAATGCTCTCCTATTTAATGTGAAAATCCTACCTTGGAGATCTCTCTGGGTGTCAGAGGATCGAATGGATGCATTGACAGAGTCATTGTGAATTGGATCCAAATGCTCAACACGGCAAAAGAAGACAATGTGTATAGATAGTGGTCTGAGTGCGGTGTTTGCCCTTCCTCAAAGAATCGAGATGTGTGTTtcttttggagaaggaaggtgcCACACGAAGGTGTTCAAATAGGTTGAAACCTCTTTGTCATCGTATCAACTCCGCAGCACTTCCCCCACTGCCAAGAGAGCAGCGTCCGCTACGGTTAAGATTAACCGGGACGTGGAGGCGGATCTTCAACCCTAAAGGCTAAGCTTCCTAAGACTCTCCCCACCGCCTCGCCTCGAACATCCCTTAGCGGACAAGAACTTGAGAAGGAACCCTCGTACATTTGGACTCTAGAGGAAAGGCTCTAACGATCACGCAATAAGTCTTATACCTTCAAAGGTTACGGCTAACTCATTCTCCGCTTTAGTTCAAGCCTCAGGTGTCGAATCCAATCCCGAGTAACAGAGATTTATGCGCATCACACATCGTAGACCAGCTTTGTCTGTCTTGAATCCGTCGAAACGATAATTGTTTTCCCAttgcctttgcttccttACATTCTCTGTTGTTGAGACTCGACTCTGGAAGGACCGTAATAACGGACAAAATCGACCGGAGCTCATCTACCTGAACCGCAGTTAAGGTAAGATACCCATATAATTGTGAGCTTTACATTATGCGTAGTTTAGGATCCAGGCACGCAGATTTAAGGGAAATGGACAGCATAAACCAAACTTTAATAGCATCGGAATAGGCTAGTATGTGGGTGGTACCCGGGCCAGCCATCATTAATGCCGCCGATATGTGCATTAGTGTCGCGTCATTGCAGACCATCCCTTTATTGTCATCACCACTGGATATTAAATGAATAATTACTAGCGTAGGCTAGTTCATGGTTTATATTTCGTTGTGGAATTTTCTGTTCTGAAATGTTGCTGGGCTCGAGATTCCAGGGGTGGAGTTTCTCTCTCGTGTTTTAGTTCAAGAAGCCCTCTGATGGCGAGAACGATGATGCCCTCTCCCTGTGAACAAACCCAGGAGACCATACCACGTAAAGGGAGCTTTTGCCGTAAATGCAATTTCCATGGGGCATCCGGCTAAAGTGACACTCGCCCGTCGTAAGAGCTGGGAAAATGGCTTCTGACCAGTTCCTGGAGGCCACTTTAAAGACCCAGTTTCTGTTTCGGCCATAACACCGCCTCTTCCCACCGGGCATCACCCCCCTGCAGAGCAATCAATATCTCAGAGACGAGGGCCGAGCCAGACTTCCTAGCCCACCATGTTTTCCCATCAAGCTCAGCTAGTAGAACACCCCAATGCATGAGgacaagcaaagcaagcGGCTGGCGACGACAAACAACATGAACAAACTCCTTATCGACGCCCGCAAGCCAGGACAGAACTGACGCTGCATCCTGTTCATGAGCATAGCGAGCAAAGcagcgacgaagatgagagaTGGCATCTTTGATGATACTGTGTTGGCCTGGTTCAACGCTAGACAGGAGTGTATCATTTAGATCGGCTAGACGGGTCAAAGCAGCCTCAGTTCCAGCATCTAGTGGGGTAACAGATTTCTCATAGAAGCCGTTCTTGGAAGCAAATAGGTTATTTTCCAGCCAGGACCGCGTGATGGTGAAAATCTTGGTCACGCCTTTTAGTAACTCAAATATGAATATGAGGTTCTCGGTCATGCTAGAGCTTTCGCCTCTGGAGCCTGGTAAACGGGGAAGAGCGATGCAGATCatgatggtgatgacggAATGGCCAAAGACGGCGTCACAGTTGAATGGGGTTAGATTGGTAATTGCGTGTCGGAAGGGTGCAAGCCCCTGGTTATGGTATTCGAGGGCCGTATCAATATATGACAAAGCTTCTGGAGGTTCTAAAGCCGAGGCCGTGTGCAGGGAGGCTACTGCTAGAATTCCACTCATGAGAAAGTCATGCTCCAGAGCTTTGCGTGGCATTACAATCTGCCATACATAGTGGTCTGACTCCTTGTTGCAGAGACTCCGATATGTATCAATGGTGAACTTATGCATAAGCTCTAGTTCCCGCTTGCGAGAATAGGTAAATGGAACGCTAGCCGCGACGCCAGCGAAGGGGTGACCGCCTCCATCCGAGGTCTGGCCCTGTCCGGGATGAATGGAGTTCGGACTCGCAGAGGAAGAACTGGCTATGCTGCGTGCTGCGGGAGTGTTCAAGTAAGAGCACCCAAGTTCTCTGGTGACGCAATTTGAACATGGCGGGCCCTTTTCATCGCACTGTATGATGTTAAGAGAAAGGACGGGTGTAAACAGtatagaaagaagacaaaTTGGAGCTTAAGCTTCCTTATCTAATCATGATGGAAATATGATTGGCTATAGATTGATAAAAGCGCCagggaggagttggaagTATGTTCAGTTACAGATCATGGTAGGATTGGTAACACGGTGGATCGACCGAGAAAAAGCTACCTACCTTTactctcctcttcttgcatTGATCACAGCCATTGCGCGATTTCGTATGGGCCCTCCGTGGCATGGTCAATCCACAAGAGCAAAAAAGTACATTTGACACTAGGAGATTTCCTGTGACTGCGAACCACGTGGAGAACACGTGGGGACACGTGGGAAAAATCCCGTGGGAGTCAAATGATGTCACGTGGTTCCGGGCAGACGAGCTGGGTATTAAATCTCGGTGAGGATAAAGACTGCtgctctccttttcttgaaAGAATAGGTTTATTGAACGTTCAACGCTCAAATGAGGCAGTGACGCAGTGGGGTCTTGGCTCCCCACTGCGGCCGCTACTCCATAGTGCCTTGTCTCGTTCGCAGTACAGTACAGTGTACACAGTacatcttccttttctttctggatTGCGGCTCAACTACGTACGTATAGAGGTTTATCGGGTATTTTGGGAAGTAAGCACGGTCTACAGAGATGAACAAATATGTCAGCGTGGTGCCAAGTGGTTATCTCGGTGTTCCTTCGAGTAACAGAGCTTACGGATCAACGAATCAGTCAGGGCCCACGATCAAATTTTAGAAGGCCGAGTGGGGCTGCGAAAACGAATGCGAGAGCGAGAGCGAATGCGATCCAATCAGGTACTCCAAAGCATAATATTCTCCTACAAGACGCAGGAAATTTGCCGATAGGATCCACTCGAGTCATGGCAATCGGGGAAGAGAACCGGGACTCTAAAATATTACATCAAATATATACGAGGTGCCAGCCATGGAGTTGTCTCAACGgtctcttctctccctgATCCTTTGTCTTGATAGACTACAAGCCATATAAATCTGTTCTGATATTCCTTCGTTTCTAGCGACTGTCATTCTTTTTCGgctcgttttcttttctcttctcttatATACACATATAATAATTTCGAACCCTTAAGTAACATGGCCAGCTATCAAACCTGTACAGAAGTCACGCCCCTGTGCCCCGTCGAAGCTACAACATACGGCTACTATCCCAACTATGGCGgcaacatcttcttctcggtcttCTATGGCCTTTGCGGCGTATTTCAACTCGGTTTCGGCATCTACTTTCGCTCGTGGACACTGATGGTGGCACTGGTGGTCGGCACGCTCCTCGAGATGGCGGGCTATATCGGTCGAGTACTGATGAATAAGAACCCTTGGGACGGCGGCGCATTCAAGTTACAAATTGTGGCGATCATCCTCGGGCCAACGTTCATCGCTGCGGGCATCTATCTCACTCTGAAGCACATCATCCTTTCACTGGGACCGGAACACTCGCGCCTCAAACCGAAATTGTTCACCTGGATTTTCATCGGCTGTGACATTGGGTCTCTGATTTTGCAGgctgccggtggtggtgtggcagctgctgctgggagTGAGCAAGTGGATCTTCTCAATGCGGGGAATGATATTATCATCACGGGTATAGCATTCCAGGTCGCGACCATGTCCGTTTGTGGGCTATTGGCCTTGGACTTTTTCATCCGTTATCTTCGGTCTAGCTCGGGAGAGAAGGCACGAGACGGGGGGAATGGACGGATCAAGTTGGTGGTTTTCGCAGATATCTTCGCCTACCTCACTGTTCTCATTCGGTGTATCTATCGGTAAGTCTCTCAGGGGCGATGGGGATCACCTTTACTGACGTAATCTGCAGTATCCCGGAGATGGCAGGCGGATGGGGAAACCCCTTGATGCAAAAGGAGGACGAGTTCCTGGTCTTGGATGGAATGTGAGTACCCCCGTGGAAGTCTCCTGATCATGCAGATTTGCTAATCTCAATAGGATGGTTGCCTTGGCGGTATTGGCCCTGACCGTTTTTCATCCTGGACTCTTCCTCCCATCATTGAGGAAGGGTAACAAGAACATCGAAGCTGCCTGATATACTCATCATATACGACTAAAGATACCCCATGTATGACAACAGAAGCGAATATTTAAGATAGATGCAGATAGATATATTCATTTCGTTCAGAAACTGAACATATGTCGGCAGCGCTAGGCTGCAGTATAGTCGGAGAAGTATGAATCAACGGCAATGCAAAACAAGAAGTCCAAATTTCAACTCCGGGCCGATATCACGTAACTCCAGGGGAGACAGAACTTAGAGAAATGGAAGATAAAAATTCGCGGAGACAAAAGCTGGCGCTCTTCGATAGACTAAATAGTCTATCATGcgaagggaaaacaaaagaaaaaaaaatatgtTCGAGCCTTTCAACCCAATGGCCAACAACACCAGTCACGCATAAATCTCGTCATGAATCAAGAGCGCTTTATTCCTCACCCAGGCTGTCTCGGACACACTTGCGAActttcttcttgaactctTTGGGGTCTTCTCTCCATAGGCGGGCAGCTTCAACGTTGGCGGGGCTTTCATCATTCGGACTCGAGAGCATGGAGATCACAGATAGCAGGATTGTTTCCGGGGTCTGGACGGGGGACCAGCGCTCTGCAGCAGACTCGTAACCGTACTTGTCTTCCTCAGGTGGGTGCAGAATGGAAATGCAGACGTCGCCGTTGGGGTAAACTATAAATCATCAGCGTCTGGCTCGGGATAGACAAGGCAGAGCGGGGAAAGAGGGGAGAAATTCATACTGTTCGGGTGGAAAAGTGGCGTTTcaaacttcatcttcggtgGCATATGTGGGTATTcgggaggaaaggagagcCGAGCACGGAAAAAGCCACCTGTTAAAAAATCAAAGTCGATCAGTAAGTGTCTGaggatatagatatatactGCCGAATTATCGAATCTTTTCGGAAGTCAAATAGAATGTAACTTACCACCGTACAACTTGACATCGTCTGAGATC
This window of the Aspergillus oryzae RIB40 DNA, chromosome 8 genome carries:
- a CDS encoding amine oxidase (copper amine oxidase), with translation MTLSMHPFDPLTPREISKAATITRSALPGESPIFRVITLKEPPKQDTIHFLDREHSGQPLDVRPTRVARVQVITRSESKNKLTELLIDLDHAAVVKQEHLAGKHSYIDSEYMKSVEQACLADARIQEEIKKLKLPTGATVIVEPWAYATDGMNDMSERLSMCWFYMRLLDNPDANYYAYPLDLCAEVSEQLQVTKIYQLPSSSEERIHNHPQPYDQRKVHSTEASEYHPSLRPPPRNTTKPYQVVQPEGPSFNVEGNVVTWEKWRMHVGFNYREGLTLHDIRYDGRSLFYRLSLAEMFVPYGDPRAPYPRKAAFDLGNDGAGINANNLRLGCDCLGLIKYFDGWHNTNSGEPLKLPNVICCHEQDDGILWKHTNFRTQNAVVTRARVLVLQTIITVSNYEYIFAFYFGQDASIHYEVRATGILSTCPINIGHKVPYGTIVAPGVLAPYHQHLFCLRIDPALDGHSNSLQIEESIPIPLSDPTNPNPFGVGYTTTSRIIEHEAGLDLDFTKNRTFKIINEHSTNPITGTPIAFKLLPYYSQMLLADPSSYHAKRSEFASHAVWVTRYHDDELFPAGRHTMQSAGGEGIASVIESRRRQSSPHSSVRNQDIVVWHTFGSTHNPRIEDWPVMPVDKMVVGLKPVNFFTGNPALDVAVSTQERNKSVLFEGVGKASSGGGAACCKL
- a CDS encoding uncharacterized protein (predicted protein), which codes for MICIALPRLPGSRGESSSMTENLIFIFELLKGVTKIFTITRSWLENNLFASKNGFYEKSVTPLDAGTEAALTRLADLNDTLLSSVEPGQHSIIKDAISHLRRCFARYAHEQDAASVLSWLAGVDKEFVHVVCRRQPLALLVLMHWGVLLAELDGKTWWARKSGSALVSEILIALQGGDARWEEAVLWPKQKLGL
- a CDS encoding putative ubiquitin conjugating enzyme (ubiquitin-protein ligase); this translates as MATSPAGRMLVRQLQQMQSAKDLPGISCGLVDENNVFEWEVMLMISDDVKLYGGGFFRARLSFPPEYPHMPPKMKFETPLFHPNIYPNGDVCISILHPPEEDKYGYESAAERWSPVQTPETILLSVISMLSSPNDESPANVEAARLWREDPKEFKKKVRKCVRDSLGLIAGHVT